The Geobacter sp. AOG2 genome includes a window with the following:
- a CDS encoding porin has product MKKCAILLGVAMLTVQAGTALAESLEDVLKQKGMITEEEYKRIVKSTPAVSYKLGQGITLTTADGNFSTTIGGYLQTRYTLLNSDDVNDDKARSAGMTTTPGGTSSQFEVKRAKLVIGGYVFSKDLTYNVTANFSNIAGGSTKNGGLLENAFINYKWRDELQVRAGQEKVQFGRQWLISATDLQFVDVSHVTAAFAPTYDTGLRLYGKLPKGLLTYSVAVSGGLGQNSVRSTRNNAFSARITANPFGEMKNTEADLEQTEKPLVSFGANYYRNTITETEYSTSSNNSLGYLKSKTGWFALNKRGTLLSGESVNISMLGMDAAFKWRGLSVIGEYMWGEGDAQQSKYGQRAMGFYAQAGYMVIPKTLEVAYRYAYLDPNINNNILALNDHWIENSVAVSWYIREHYLKLQADYTAIHKQRNLISQSTSVIMEPTDDNQARVQLQLVF; this is encoded by the coding sequence ATGAAGAAATGTGCAATTTTGTTGGGTGTTGCCATGTTGACGGTTCAGGCCGGCACTGCCCTGGCGGAGAGCCTGGAGGACGTGCTGAAGCAAAAGGGGATGATCACCGAGGAGGAGTATAAGAGGATCGTGAAAAGCACGCCCGCCGTCAGCTACAAGCTGGGGCAGGGGATCACCCTGACCACGGCCGACGGGAATTTCAGCACCACTATCGGCGGCTACCTGCAAACCCGGTACACGCTCCTGAATTCCGACGACGTCAACGACGACAAAGCCAGGTCCGCAGGCATGACCACCACCCCGGGCGGCACTTCCAGCCAGTTCGAGGTGAAGCGGGCCAAACTGGTCATCGGCGGCTACGTATTCTCCAAGGACCTCACCTATAACGTGACGGCGAACTTCTCCAATATCGCCGGCGGATCGACGAAGAACGGCGGCCTGCTGGAAAACGCCTTTATTAATTATAAATGGCGCGATGAGCTCCAGGTGCGCGCCGGTCAGGAAAAGGTACAGTTCGGCAGGCAATGGTTGATTTCCGCCACCGACCTGCAATTTGTGGATGTGTCTCATGTTACCGCCGCCTTTGCGCCGACCTACGACACCGGCTTGAGGCTTTACGGCAAGCTCCCCAAAGGGTTGCTCACCTACAGTGTTGCCGTAAGTGGAGGCTTGGGGCAGAACTCCGTGCGCAGCACTCGGAACAACGCGTTTTCCGCGCGCATTACCGCCAATCCCTTCGGCGAGATGAAGAATACTGAAGCTGATCTGGAACAGACGGAAAAACCGCTTGTCTCCTTCGGCGCAAATTATTACCGCAACACCATCACCGAGACCGAGTACAGCACCTCCTCCAACAACAGCCTGGGATACCTGAAGAGCAAGACCGGATGGTTCGCCCTCAACAAGCGCGGCACACTTTTGTCGGGCGAGAGCGTCAATATCAGCATGCTCGGCATGGACGCCGCCTTCAAATGGCGCGGGCTTTCCGTCATCGGCGAATACATGTGGGGCGAGGGTGACGCGCAGCAATCCAAGTACGGTCAGCGGGCCATGGGGTTCTATGCCCAGGCCGGCTACATGGTCATCCCGAAGACGCTTGAAGTAGCCTATCGCTACGCCTACCTGGACCCGAACATCAACAACAACATCCTGGCCCTCAACGACCATTGGATCGAAAACAGCGTGGCGGTCTCCTGGTATATCAGGGAGCATTATCTGAAACTCCAGGCCGACTACACCGCCATCCACAAGCAGAGGAACCTGATCTCCCAATCCACAAGCGTAATCATGGAGCCTACCGACGACAATCAGGCACGGGTGCAGTTACAGCTGGTATTCTAG
- a CDS encoding TonB family protein, which produces MNTCTVTYGEGDAMSHYQGRSRMCRWLSVSSLLHACFIVPFIVFSLYTPAKHARSRLQIELFGMVADRQVAEKKVAQKAAPPQQVNRPRKPVPAMYRTVATESPVSVHKVEEKPKPLEQETKPVAVSAVTAPPADTVRAASPGADAVQQRQQTIRTAAETEADRIRRYSERVVKRLRSHLVYPKEVRRMGIEAVTTISFIVTDSGNIKGGSLRVKVSSGYTALDASALQSARDSVPFEKPPKEMPLIIGVRFSNSVTRQSLAVPVKQPPGS; this is translated from the coding sequence ATGAATACTTGTACCGTTACGTATGGCGAGGGTGATGCGATGTCACACTATCAGGGACGTTCCAGGATGTGCCGATGGCTGTCCGTCTCTTCGCTCCTGCACGCCTGTTTCATTGTGCCGTTTATCGTGTTCAGCCTGTACACTCCGGCCAAGCATGCCCGATCCAGGCTCCAGATCGAACTTTTCGGCATGGTTGCGGACCGGCAGGTGGCGGAAAAGAAGGTAGCGCAGAAGGCGGCACCTCCGCAACAGGTGAACAGGCCCCGGAAGCCGGTTCCCGCTATGTACCGGACCGTTGCCACGGAGAGCCCGGTCAGCGTGCACAAGGTGGAGGAAAAGCCGAAGCCGCTGGAGCAGGAAACAAAGCCTGTGGCGGTGTCCGCCGTGACGGCGCCGCCCGCCGATACTGTCCGGGCCGCCAGTCCGGGTGCGGATGCGGTGCAGCAAAGGCAGCAGACCATCAGGACGGCCGCGGAGACGGAGGCGGACAGGATCAGGAGGTACTCGGAACGGGTGGTAAAAAGACTTCGGAGTCACCTTGTTTACCCCAAGGAAGTGAGGAGAATGGGGATCGAGGCGGTCACCACAATCTCATTTATCGTCACGGATTCCGGGAATATCAAGGGCGGCTCCCTTAGGGTAAAGGTCAGCAGCGGCTATACCGCCCTGGATGCCAGCGCCTTGCAGTCCGCCCGGGACAGCGTGCCATTCGAGAAGCCGCCGAAAGAAATGCCGCTCATTATCGGCGTGCGCTTCAGCAATAGCGTGACACGGCAGTCTCTTGCCGTACCGGTGAAACAGCCCCCCGGCTCATGA